The following coding sequences lie in one Mus musculus strain C57BL/6J chromosome 11, GRCm38.p6 C57BL/6J genomic window:
- the St6galnac1 gene encoding alpha-N-acetylgalactosaminide alpha-2,6-sialyltransferase 1 encodes MTRYCRGLSQRQAFLLLTVLALLFILLFVVKDPRAKDSRCQFIWKNDASAQENQQKAEPQVPIMTLSPRVHNKETTSVSSKDLKKQEREAVQGEQAEGKEKRKLETIRPAPENPQSKAEPAAKTPVSEHLDKLPRAPGALSTRKTPMATGAVPAKKKVVQATKSPASSPHPTTRRRQRLKASEFKSEPRWDFEEEYSLDMSSLQTNCSASVKIKASKSPWLQNIFLPNITLFLDSGRFTQSEWNRLEHFAPPFGFMELNQSLVQKVVTRFPPVRQQQLLLASLPTGYSKCITCAVVGNGGILNDSRVGREIDSHDYVFRLSGAVIKGYEQDVGTRTSFYGFTAFSLTQSILILGRRGFQHVPLGKDVRYLHFLEGTRDYEWLEAMFLNQTLAKTHLSWFRHRPQEAFRNALDLDRYLLLHPDFLRYMKNRFLRSKTLDTAHWRIYRPTTGALLLLTALHLCDKVSAYGFITEGHQRFSDHYYDTSWKRLIFYINHDFRLERMVWKRLHDEGIIWLYQRPQSDKAKN; translated from the exons ATGACGAGATATTGCAGAGGACTTTCCCAGAGGCAAGCTTTCCTGCTTCTGACTGTGTTGGCATTGCTCTTTATTCTGCTCTTCGTTGTTAAGGATCCAAGGGCAAAAGATTCCAG GTGCCAGTTCATATGGAAGAATGACGCAAGTGCCCAGGAGAATCAACAAAAGGCTGAGCCCCAAGTACCCATCATGACACTGTCACCCAGAGTTCACAACAAGGAGACAACCTCTGTCAGTTCAAAGGAcctgaagaaacaggagagagaggcagTCCAAGGAGAGCAAgctgaggggaaggagaagaggaagttgGAGACCATAAGGCCAGCACCAGAGAATCCTCAGAGCAAGGCAGAGCCTGCTGCAAAGACGCCTGTGTCAGAACACCTGGACAAACTACCCAGAGCTCCAGGAGCACTGTCAACAAGGAAGACACCAATGGCCACAGGAGCTGTCCCAGCTAAGAAGAAAGTGGTCCAGGCTACCAAATCCCCTGCCTCTtccccacaccccaccacacGAAGAAGGCAAAGGCTGAAGGCCTCTGAGTTCAAGTCTGAGCCTCGGTGGGATTTTGAGGAGGAATATAGCTTGGATATGAGCAGCCTGCAGACG AACTGCTCTGCTTCTGTGAAGATCAAGGCCTCCAAGTCACCATGGCTACAGAATATCTTTCTGCCCAACATCACTCTGTTCCTGGACTCTGGACGCTTCACCCAGAGCGAGTGGAACCGTCTAGAGCACTTCGCTCCTCCCTTTGGCTTCATGGAACTCAATCAGTCCC TGGTACAGAAGGTGGTGACCCGCTTCCCTCCAGTTCGCCAGCAGCAGCTCCTCCTGGCCAGCCTCCCTACTGGGTACTCCAAGTGTATCACCTGTGCTGTAGTGGGCAACGGGGGCATCCTGAATGATTCACGTGTTGGCCGGGAGATAGACAGCCATGACTATGTTTTCCG ACTGAGTGGAGCCGTTATTAAAGGATATGAACAGGATGTGGGGACCCGGACATCCTTCTATGGCTTCACTGCTTTCTCTCTGACCCAGTCTATCCTCATTTTGGGTAGACGAGGCTTCCAGCATGTGCCTCTGGGAAAG GACGTCCGATATCTACACTTCCTGGAAGGCACCCGGGACTATGAGTGGCTGGAAGCTATGTTTTTGAATCAGACCTTGGCAAAAACCCACCTTTCCTGGTTCAG GCATAGGCCTCAGGAAGCCTTCCGGAATGCCTTGGACTTGGATCGATACTTGCTGCTGCACCCAGACTTTCTCCGTTACATGAAGAACAG GTTTCTGAGGTCAAAGACCCTGGACACTGCCCATTGGAGAATATACCGCCCCACCACTGGTGCCCTCCTGCTGCTCACAGCCCTTCATCTCTGTGACAAG GTCAGCGCCTATGGCTTCATCACCGAGGGCCACCAGCGCTTCTCTGACCACTACTATGATACATCGTGGAAAAGGTTGATCTTTTATATCAACCATGACTTCAGGTTAGAGAGAATGGTGTGGAAGCGGTTGCATGATGAAGGCATCATCTGGCTCTACCAGCGTCCACAAAGTGACAAAGCAAAGAACTGA